Proteins from a single region of Microbacterium sp. zg-Y818:
- a CDS encoding FAD-binding dehydrogenase — protein sequence MTTATIRADVLVIGWGLSGLVAASEAVAAGKHVAIVDQEPRTNLGGQAWWSFGGLFFIDSPEQRRLGIRDSFDLARQDWLGAAGFDREEDVWARRWAEAYLHFAHHEKRAWLRQKGLGFFPIVGWAERGGYTATGPGNSVPRFHITWGTGPGVVAPFQAALEEAERQGRLTILPRHRVTALTVADGVVTGATGDLLAPSGAARGTATSREVVGAFEMTAGATIVTSGGIGGNHELVRRRWPERLGTPPVSMIAGVPAYVDGHMLAVAEQAGAREINGDRMWHYVEGIQNFRPVWPQHGIRILPGPSSIWLDATGRRLPVPLFPGFDTLGTLAHLRRTGYDHSWFVLSRKIIEKEFTLSGSEQNPDLTGKDVRLLVSSRLAKGTAEPVQAFLDRGADFVVRDTLDDLIAGMRDLPGGEVLDAARVRTEVEARDREIENDFTKDAQIAMMRSARAFRGDRLVRTATPHRILDRSAGPLIAVKLHVLTRKSLGGIQTDLQSRALAADGQVVPGLYAAGEASGFGGGGMHGYRALEGTFLGGCLFSGRAAGRAAAAAV from the coding sequence ATGACCACCGCCACCATCCGCGCCGACGTGCTGGTCATCGGCTGGGGCTTGTCGGGCCTCGTCGCGGCCAGTGAAGCCGTCGCCGCCGGCAAGCACGTCGCCATCGTCGACCAGGAGCCTCGCACCAACCTCGGCGGGCAGGCGTGGTGGTCGTTCGGCGGGCTGTTCTTCATCGACTCCCCCGAGCAGCGCCGTCTCGGCATCCGAGATTCCTTCGACCTCGCCCGGCAGGACTGGCTGGGCGCCGCCGGCTTCGACCGCGAGGAGGACGTGTGGGCGCGGCGGTGGGCGGAGGCGTACCTGCACTTCGCGCACCATGAGAAGCGTGCCTGGCTGCGACAGAAGGGGCTGGGCTTCTTCCCCATCGTGGGATGGGCCGAGCGCGGCGGCTACACCGCGACAGGACCGGGCAACTCCGTGCCGCGCTTCCACATCACGTGGGGCACCGGGCCGGGGGTCGTGGCGCCCTTCCAGGCTGCGCTCGAAGAGGCGGAGCGGCAGGGCAGGCTGACGATTCTGCCGCGGCATCGGGTCACCGCGCTCACCGTCGCGGACGGCGTCGTGACCGGTGCCACCGGCGACCTGCTCGCGCCATCCGGCGCGGCGCGCGGCACGGCCACCTCGCGTGAGGTCGTGGGGGCGTTCGAGATGACGGCGGGCGCGACGATCGTCACGTCCGGCGGCATCGGAGGCAACCACGAGCTCGTCCGCCGACGCTGGCCGGAACGGCTCGGCACCCCGCCCGTATCGATGATCGCGGGGGTCCCCGCCTACGTCGACGGTCACATGCTGGCGGTGGCGGAACAGGCGGGAGCGCGCGAAATCAACGGCGACCGCATGTGGCACTACGTCGAAGGCATCCAGAACTTCCGGCCGGTCTGGCCGCAGCACGGCATCCGCATCCTTCCCGGGCCGTCGTCGATCTGGCTCGACGCGACGGGCCGGCGTCTGCCGGTGCCGCTGTTCCCCGGCTTCGACACGCTCGGCACCCTGGCCCACTTGCGGCGCACGGGGTACGACCACTCGTGGTTCGTGCTGTCGCGCAAGATCATCGAGAAGGAGTTCACACTCTCGGGAAGCGAGCAGAACCCCGATCTCACGGGCAAGGACGTGCGACTTCTGGTCTCGTCGCGGCTGGCCAAGGGCACCGCCGAGCCCGTGCAGGCCTTCCTCGACCGCGGCGCCGACTTCGTCGTACGCGACACCCTCGATGACCTCATCGCGGGCATGCGCGACCTTCCCGGCGGCGAGGTCCTCGATGCCGCGCGGGTGCGCACCGAGGTCGAGGCGCGCGATCGCGAGATCGAGAACGACTTCACCAAGGACGCGCAGATCGCCATGATGCGCTCCGCGCGCGCTTTCCGCGGCGACCGCCTCGTGCGCACCGCCACACCCCACCGGATCCTGGATCGGTCCGCAGGTCCCCTCATCGCAGTGAAGCTGCACGTGCTCACCCGCAAGTCGCTGGGCGGCATCCAGACCGATCTGCAGTCGCGTGCGCTCGCGGCCGACGGGCAGGTCGTGCCGGGGCTCTACGCGGCGGGCGAGGCGAGCGGTTTCGGCGGCGGTGGCATGCACGGCTACCGCGCGCTCGAGGGGACCTTCCTCGGCGGATGCCTCTTCTCGGGGCGCGCCGCCGGACGGGCGGCTGCCGCAGCGGTCTGA
- a CDS encoding acyl-CoA thioesterase II, whose product MLSVIDLAASAARTTEDIFTGASHAMPSGRVFGGQVLAQAITAAARTLPPERVPHSMHGYFLRPGDVTKGITLSVDRIHDGRSFSTRRTQAYQEGVPIFSMIASFEDEDPGVEHGAPMPSDVPAPEDLPGTEVLDPSRHPLSVRVLGGGPIECRYVTSPIYDTVEGAHTPHQAVWMRTRSPLPDDPAVHRAVLAYLSDLTIQETVLRAHGLPWSTPGLKVASLDHAMWWHRFGRVDEWVLYTQESPSARGGRGLATGRIHSRDGRLLATVAQEIMIRVPGGS is encoded by the coding sequence ATGCTCTCGGTCATCGACCTGGCGGCGTCCGCTGCCCGTACCACCGAGGACATCTTCACGGGGGCCTCGCACGCGATGCCGAGCGGTCGCGTATTCGGAGGGCAGGTGCTGGCGCAGGCGATCACCGCCGCCGCGCGGACCCTCCCGCCCGAGCGCGTGCCGCACTCGATGCACGGGTACTTCCTGCGCCCGGGCGACGTCACCAAGGGGATCACCCTGTCGGTGGACCGCATCCACGACGGTCGGTCGTTCTCGACCCGCCGCACCCAGGCTTATCAGGAGGGCGTGCCGATCTTCTCGATGATCGCGTCCTTCGAAGACGAGGACCCCGGGGTCGAGCACGGAGCGCCGATGCCGTCGGACGTGCCCGCACCCGAGGACCTCCCCGGTACGGAGGTGCTCGACCCCTCCCGCCACCCGCTGTCTGTGCGGGTACTGGGCGGTGGCCCCATCGAGTGCCGGTACGTGACCTCCCCGATCTACGACACCGTCGAGGGCGCTCACACGCCGCACCAGGCGGTATGGATGCGCACCCGCTCTCCCCTGCCCGACGACCCGGCGGTCCACCGGGCCGTGCTGGCGTACCTGAGCGATCTGACGATTCAGGAGACCGTGCTGCGCGCTCACGGGCTGCCGTGGTCGACGCCGGGGCTCAAGGTGGCGAGCCTCGATCACGCGATGTGGTGGCACCGGTTCGGTCGGGTGGACGAGTGGGTGCTCTACACGCAGGAATCGCCGAGCGCGCGTGGCGGCCGCGGGCTCGCCACGGGCCGCATCCACAGCCGCGACGGCCGGCTGCTGGCCACGGTCGCCCAGGAGATCATGATCCGGGTCCCCGGCGGCAGCTGA
- a CDS encoding thioesterase family protein, producing MTDAAPLRIHVPIPLRWGDLDALNHVNNTSMLKLLEEARLRAFWRPDAGMEGPPTAVLDSGLSAGAETMTLIARQEIEYLAPVPYQQRPLDVQLWIGRLGGSSIDVCYDVYSPLGESPRTLYARSTAVVVMVSSATGRPVRLTTEMRQAWAPYVGEPIVYAHRR from the coding sequence GTGACTGACGCCGCCCCGTTGCGGATCCACGTCCCCATCCCGCTGCGGTGGGGCGATCTGGACGCACTCAATCACGTCAACAACACCTCGATGCTCAAGCTGCTCGAGGAGGCTCGCCTTCGTGCCTTCTGGCGCCCTGACGCGGGCATGGAAGGTCCTCCGACCGCCGTGCTCGATTCCGGCCTGAGCGCCGGCGCGGAGACGATGACCCTCATCGCGCGCCAGGAGATCGAGTACCTCGCTCCGGTGCCCTACCAGCAGCGACCGCTCGATGTGCAGCTGTGGATCGGGCGCCTCGGCGGCTCGAGCATCGACGTCTGCTACGACGTCTACAGCCCGCTCGGGGAGTCGCCGCGCACCCTCTATGCCCGCTCGACGGCGGTCGTGGTGATGGTGAGCAGCGCCACCGGCCGCCCCGTGCGCCTCACCACGGAGATGCGGCAGGCCTGGGCGCCGTACGTTGGTGAGCCGATCGTGTACGCACACCGCCGCTGA
- the ettA gene encoding energy-dependent translational throttle protein EttA has protein sequence MAEYIYQMVRARKAVGDKLILDDVTMSFLPGAKIGMVGPNGAGKSTILKIMAGMDTPSNGEAKLTPGFTVGILMQEPELDESKTVLENIQEGIAIKAKVDRFNEISALMSDPDADFDALLAEMGTLQEEIDAADAWDLDSQLEQAMDALRTPPADASVANLSGGEKRRVALTKLLLQKPDLLLLDEPTNHLDAESVLWLEQHLQKYSGAVIAVTHDRYFLDNVAQWVAEVDRGRLIAYEGNYSTYLEKKGERLAVQGKKDAKLAKRLADELEWVRSNAKGRQAKSKSRLARYEEMAAEADRTRKLDFEEIQIPPGPRLGGIVIEAKKLEKGFDGRPLIEGLSFSLPPNGIVGVIGPNGVGKTTLFKTIVGLEPLDGGQLKIGETVKISYVDQTRSNIDPNKSLWEVVSDGLDIITVGKIEIPSRAYVSKFGFKGPDQQKKAGVLSGGERNRLNLALTLKEGGNLLLLDEPTNDLDVETLQSLENALLEFPGCAVVITHDRWFLDRIATHILSYEGTEENPGQWYWFEGNFEAYEANKIERLGPDAANPHRSTYRKLTRD, from the coding sequence GTGGCTGAGTACATCTACCAGATGGTCCGTGCCCGCAAAGCGGTCGGCGACAAGCTGATCCTGGACGACGTCACCATGTCGTTCCTGCCGGGCGCGAAGATCGGCATGGTCGGACCGAACGGCGCCGGCAAGTCGACGATCCTGAAGATCATGGCGGGGATGGACACCCCCTCCAACGGCGAGGCGAAGCTCACCCCCGGCTTCACCGTCGGCATCCTCATGCAGGAGCCGGAGCTCGACGAGTCCAAGACGGTGCTGGAGAACATCCAGGAGGGCATCGCCATCAAGGCGAAGGTCGACCGTTTCAACGAGATCTCGGCGCTCATGTCCGACCCCGATGCCGACTTCGATGCGCTTCTGGCGGAGATGGGCACGCTGCAGGAGGAGATCGACGCGGCGGATGCCTGGGACCTCGACTCCCAGCTCGAGCAGGCGATGGACGCCCTGCGCACGCCCCCGGCCGACGCCTCGGTGGCGAACCTCTCCGGCGGCGAGAAGCGCCGTGTCGCGCTGACGAAGCTGCTGTTGCAGAAGCCCGACCTGCTGCTTCTCGACGAGCCCACCAACCACCTCGACGCCGAGAGTGTGCTCTGGCTCGAGCAGCACCTGCAGAAGTACTCGGGCGCCGTCATCGCCGTCACACACGACCGGTACTTCCTCGACAACGTCGCGCAATGGGTCGCCGAAGTCGACCGTGGTCGGCTGATCGCCTATGAGGGCAACTACTCGACGTACCTGGAGAAGAAGGGCGAGCGCCTCGCCGTTCAGGGCAAGAAGGACGCCAAGCTCGCCAAACGGCTCGCCGACGAACTCGAATGGGTCCGCTCCAACGCCAAGGGGCGCCAGGCCAAGTCGAAGTCGCGTCTGGCGCGCTACGAGGAGATGGCCGCTGAGGCGGACCGCACCCGCAAGCTGGACTTCGAAGAGATCCAGATCCCGCCGGGGCCGCGCCTGGGTGGGATCGTCATCGAGGCCAAGAAGCTCGAGAAGGGCTTCGACGGCCGTCCGCTGATCGAGGGCCTGAGCTTCAGCCTGCCGCCGAACGGCATCGTCGGAGTCATCGGCCCGAACGGCGTCGGCAAGACCACCCTTTTCAAGACGATCGTGGGGCTCGAGCCGCTCGACGGCGGCCAGCTGAAGATCGGCGAGACGGTCAAGATCAGCTACGTCGACCAGACCCGCTCGAACATCGACCCCAACAAGTCGCTGTGGGAGGTCGTCTCCGACGGTCTGGACATCATCACGGTGGGCAAGATCGAGATCCCGTCGCGCGCGTACGTGTCGAAGTTCGGATTCAAGGGACCGGACCAGCAGAAGAAGGCCGGCGTGCTCTCCGGTGGTGAGCGCAACCGTCTGAACCTCGCCCTCACCCTCAAGGAGGGCGGCAACCTGCTGCTGCTCGACGAGCCCACCAACGACCTGGACGTCGAGACCCTGCAGTCGCTCGAGAACGCCCTGCTGGAGTTCCCCGGCTGCGCGGTGGTCATCACCCACGACCGGTGGTTCCTCGACCGCATCGCGACGCACATCCTCTCCTACGAGGGCACCGAGGAGAACCCCGGCCAGTGGTACTGGTTCGAGGGCAACTTCGAGGCCTACGAGGCGAACAAGATCGAGCGACTCGGCCCCGACGCGGCCAACCCGCACCGGTCGACGTACCGCAAGCTCACGCGTGACTGA